Within the Senegalia massiliensis genome, the region AAAAAAATTAAAGATTTAATTAATAAAGAAAAAGTTACTTTAGAAGTAGCAGTTTCAGGTTCCTCTATTACATTAAGACCTAGAAAAAATATTACTATAACAAAAATACCTATAAAAGATGAAACTGGGATTTGCTATATGGTTTTTTTTAATAAGCCATATATAAATAAGGTTTTTAAAATAGGAGATAAGATTAAAGTAAATGGTAGAGTAGATATATCATATGGCAATGTGCAAATTCAAAATCCTATATATTCTAATTTAAGTGATAGTAATAATTTAAATAGTATAATGCCAATATACCCTTTAACAAATAAGTTAAGGAATAATGAAATTATAAAATTAATTAAAATATCATTACAAACTCAATTAGATAATATAGATGAAATCTTCACTTTAGATATGAGAAAAAATTTAAACTTAATTTCTATTGGAGAAGCTATTAAAAATATACATTTTCCAGAAGATAGAGAAAAATATAAGGCTTCTAAATATCGTATAGTATTTGAAGAATTCCTTATTTTACAATTAGGATTATTTTTTGTTAAGTCAAGATTGAATGAAAATAATAAAGGAATAGTGTTTACTAAAGAAGATAAAAGCAATGATTTTTTAAATTCATTACCTTTTAAGTTGACCAATGCACAATTAAAAGTTTTTGAAGAGATAAAAAATGATATGGAATCAGATAAAATAATGAATAGATTAGTTCAAGGAGATGTAGGCTCAGGTAAAACAATAATTGCAATACTTTCTATCTTAAAAGCTAAAACCTCTGGTTATCAATCAGTTATGATGGCACCGACTGAAATATTAGCTACTCAACATTATGAAGAAATTAATAAGTTGCTACATAGCTTTGATGTGAATTGTGAGTTGTTAGTTGGAAGTTTAACTCAAAAGAAAAAAGAGAAGATATTACAAATGGTTGAAAATGGTGAGATAGATATATTAGTAGGTACCCATGCTCTAATTCAAGATAGCGTTAACTTCAAGAAATTAGGTCTTGCAATTACTGATGAACAACATAGATTTGGTGTAAGACAAAGGGCTAAATTAACAGAAAAAGGAATTACTCCTGATGTGTTAGTAATGAGTGCAACTCCAATTCCTAGAACATTAGCAATGATATTATATGGAGATTTAGATATATCCATAATAGATGAGTTGCCTCCTGGAAGAAAGAAAATTGATACTTATTCAGTAAGTGATGATAAAAAAAATAGAGCATTTGAATTTTTAGAAAAGCAAATAGCTAAAGGAAGACAAGCGTATATTGTATGTCCCTTAGTAGAAGAATCTGAAAACTTAGATGTTAAATCTGCGACTGAAACATATGAAGAATTAAAAATGTTATATGGAGATAGATATAAAATAGGTTTACTTCATGGTAAAATGAAACCTAAAGAAAAAGATGAAATAATGAAACAGTTTAAAGAGAATATTATACAAATATTAATATCTACCACCGTAATCGAGGTTGGGGT harbors:
- the recG gene encoding ATP-dependent DNA helicase RecG, translated to MSLDSSIQYLKGVGPKRAEKLNKLGIYTINDLIYYFPREYDDRRKTKKIKDLINKEKVTLEVAVSGSSITLRPRKNITITKIPIKDETGICYMVFFNKPYINKVFKIGDKIKVNGRVDISYGNVQIQNPIYSNLSDSNNLNSIMPIYPLTNKLRNNEIIKLIKISLQTQLDNIDEIFTLDMRKNLNLISIGEAIKNIHFPEDREKYKASKYRIVFEEFLILQLGLFFVKSRLNENNKGIVFTKEDKSNDFLNSLPFKLTNAQLKVFEEIKNDMESDKIMNRLVQGDVGSGKTIIAILSILKAKTSGYQSVMMAPTEILATQHYEEINKLLHSFDVNCELLVGSLTQKKKEKILQMVENGEIDILVGTHALIQDSVNFKKLGLAITDEQHRFGVRQRAKLTEKGITPDVLVMSATPIPRTLAMILYGDLDISIIDELPPGRKKIDTYSVSDDKKNRAFEFLEKQIAKGRQAYIVCPLVEESENLDVKSATETYEELKMLYGDRYKIGLLHGKMKPKEKDEIMKQFKENIIQILISTTVIEVGVNVANANIMIVINSERFGLAQLHQLRGRVGRGEYKSYCILINKGKNKIARERMRIMEKTSNGFIISEKDLELRGPGEFFGVRQHGIPEFKLANIFTDIKILKIAQKVSQDILKEDPKLELTKNIKIKNKVYKLISEKLNDISFN